In the Bradyrhizobium guangzhouense genome, one interval contains:
- a CDS encoding DNA cytosine methyltransferase gives MIDVVDFFSGCGGTSTGLEQAGLQIVLGLDNDPSASATFRANFPNARFIERDIRQISVEALAPLFVGRTRPILFSGCAPCQPFSKQNRHMTSDDPRRTLLAEFERFVDRWLPDFILVENVPGMQRVSEGEDGPLYSFVQFLKQHNYSTSMGVLPALWFGVPQKRDRLILIASKHSAIALPKATHGPGRRPYATVRDWIGDLPRVNAGAVHPRDPDHWAATLSDTNMRRIVATPEGGGRESWPDELWLDCHRGHDGHSDVYGRLAWDRPASGLTTRCISYSNGRFGHPEQHRAITIREAACLQTFPRKYRFVGTASSKAEQVGNAVPPLMARQIGKCFLLHAKKYSLLSPKSVERRLKA, from the coding sequence GTGATTGACGTGGTCGACTTTTTCTCTGGATGTGGAGGAACCAGCACCGGCTTGGAGCAGGCCGGCCTTCAGATCGTGCTTGGGCTCGACAATGATCCGAGCGCATCGGCTACTTTTCGGGCCAACTTTCCGAACGCCAGATTTATTGAACGAGACATCCGCCAGATCTCTGTTGAAGCACTCGCTCCGCTTTTCGTTGGTCGAACTCGCCCAATCCTTTTTAGCGGATGTGCTCCATGTCAGCCATTTTCTAAGCAAAATCGTCATATGACGTCCGACGATCCGCGACGGACGCTCTTGGCAGAGTTTGAGCGCTTTGTCGATCGCTGGTTGCCGGACTTTATACTCGTGGAAAACGTGCCAGGCATGCAGCGCGTGAGCGAGGGGGAGGATGGACCTCTCTACTCGTTCGTTCAGTTTCTCAAACAACACAACTACAGCACATCCATGGGAGTGCTGCCGGCTCTGTGGTTTGGAGTACCCCAGAAGAGAGATCGCCTAATTCTTATAGCAAGCAAGCACAGCGCAATTGCGTTACCAAAAGCAACCCACGGGCCAGGTCGTCGGCCTTATGCTACTGTTCGCGATTGGATCGGCGATCTTCCGCGAGTGAATGCGGGAGCGGTGCATCCTCGCGATCCTGATCACTGGGCCGCCACGCTCTCCGACACCAATATGCGGAGGATTGTCGCTACACCTGAAGGCGGAGGGAGAGAAAGCTGGCCTGACGAGCTTTGGCTCGACTGCCATCGGGGGCACGACGGGCACTCTGATGTCTACGGACGTCTAGCATGGGACCGTCCAGCGTCCGGGCTTACGACGCGATGTATAAGCTATTCAAACGGTCGGTTTGGTCATCCAGAACAACACCGAGCCATCACGATCCGCGAAGCTGCCTGCCTGCAGACGTTTCCTCGCAAGTACAGGTTTGTCGGTACGGCCTCATCTAAGGCCGAGCAAGTAGGGAACGCGGTGCCGCCGCTAATGGCCAGGCAGATTGGCAAATGCTTCTTGCTGCATGCAAAAAAATACAGCTTGCTCTCGCCAAAGTCTGTGGAGCGTCGTTTGAAAGCTTGA
- a CDS encoding recombinase family protein, with the protein MVKSSKSVKAFAYLRTSSAANIGEDKDSGRRQLQAIEAFARRSGIELVGTYHDEAVKGSDPIDTRPGFAGMLEALEANGTKTIIVETANRFARDLMVQEVGFAMLKARGFDLIAADSPTSFLDDTPTARLIRQVLGAISEFEKAMLVAKLKGARDRKRRTGLKVEGRKSIGEERPETVELARRLARTRPKGGKRSLREISTALAEAGHTTKTGRPYAPTAIKLMLARASGRVISDTAEGQGK; encoded by the coding sequence ATGGTAAAATCGTCCAAATCTGTCAAGGCATTTGCCTATCTGAGGACCTCATCAGCGGCGAACATTGGCGAGGACAAGGACAGCGGCCGTAGGCAGCTCCAAGCCATCGAAGCCTTCGCAAGACGCAGCGGTATCGAGTTGGTCGGGACCTACCATGATGAGGCTGTGAAGGGTTCTGACCCTATCGACACTCGCCCCGGCTTCGCTGGTATGCTTGAGGCCTTAGAAGCTAACGGCACCAAGACCATAATCGTCGAGACGGCCAATCGCTTCGCGCGTGACCTGATGGTGCAGGAGGTTGGCTTCGCGATGCTGAAGGCCAGAGGCTTCGACTTGATCGCCGCCGATAGCCCTACGTCGTTCCTGGACGACACGCCCACCGCACGGCTTATCAGACAGGTGCTCGGAGCCATCTCAGAATTTGAGAAGGCGATGCTCGTGGCTAAACTGAAAGGTGCTCGGGATCGGAAGCGTCGCACCGGATTGAAGGTCGAGGGACGCAAGTCCATTGGCGAGGAACGCCCCGAGACGGTTGAGCTTGCCCGCAGGCTGGCCCGCACGAGGCCGAAGGGTGGCAAACGGTCACTCAGGGAAATCTCGACCGCGCTTGCAGAGGCTGGGCACACCACGAAGACAGGAAGACCGTACGCTCCAACGGCAATCAAGCTGATGCTCGCACGGGCCTCTGGACGCGTCATCAGCGACACAGCGGAGGGACAAGGCAAATGA
- a CDS encoding tyrosine-type recombinase/integrase — protein MALRMVGLVRAKGGGFVARKSIPADVRDEYARLYKVRWEAQLRIPAGTPAPFAKTQHGEWLAEIETRIAALRAQQNGEGQPLTRLNAIALAGRWYVWFVRQHEANPGPVKYWKEFGDHLTWNVLYPEAPDSFLENSKADRNWEWAKEPEVREAVRPQVAELARVATFLAGEGMALNSTAYALFVDAVSDNLMPAISVLQKRASGDYSRDDNPDTFPAFTDGPVRASGVSCWELFEAFVLAVKPADKTVIRWRAVFLEMQRQFAEVGANGITEDAARDWIRGLIGEERQAITVREIWLSSARRVFGWAREHKKIGQNPFKEVRVDVPRKAQTREDGRSFTDAEAKIILNASLAIEKPITPTERTRRWVPWLCAYSGARPGEITQLRGIDIEDRKGLYVMKLTPEAGTIKTGKPRVVPIHEHLIAQGFIEMIKQVGKGALFYNDKTPQRPIVDPLKPPRPRSDTARAHLGTWVRELGVDDPHISPNHAWRHTFKRIADEAGIPEKMNDAITGHTQATEGRKYGTPNVTAMADALKKFPRYSLE, from the coding sequence ATGGCATTGCGTATGGTCGGTCTGGTTCGAGCAAAAGGTGGCGGCTTCGTTGCTCGCAAGAGCATCCCTGCCGACGTCCGTGATGAGTACGCGCGCCTGTACAAGGTCCGATGGGAAGCACAGCTTCGCATCCCCGCAGGCACTCCGGCTCCCTTCGCGAAGACTCAGCACGGCGAGTGGTTGGCCGAGATTGAAACGCGCATCGCGGCGCTTCGAGCGCAGCAGAATGGTGAGGGTCAACCGCTTACTCGTCTCAACGCTATAGCTCTTGCAGGCCGCTGGTACGTTTGGTTCGTGAGGCAACACGAGGCCAATCCCGGTCCAGTAAAATACTGGAAGGAATTCGGTGACCACCTCACGTGGAATGTCCTCTATCCTGAGGCGCCCGACAGCTTCCTCGAAAATTCCAAGGCTGATCGTAATTGGGAGTGGGCGAAGGAGCCGGAGGTGCGCGAGGCGGTGAGGCCGCAAGTAGCCGAGCTGGCGCGCGTAGCGACCTTCCTAGCCGGCGAAGGAATGGCGCTCAACTCGACCGCCTATGCGCTGTTCGTGGACGCCGTAAGCGACAACTTGATGCCCGCTATCTCAGTGCTGCAAAAGCGCGCGAGCGGTGACTACTCACGCGATGACAACCCGGACACTTTCCCGGCATTCACCGATGGCCCCGTGAGAGCTTCGGGCGTGAGCTGCTGGGAATTGTTTGAAGCGTTCGTCCTTGCGGTCAAGCCCGCCGACAAGACGGTGATCAGATGGCGTGCCGTGTTCCTTGAGATGCAACGCCAGTTTGCCGAGGTCGGCGCAAATGGCATCACGGAGGACGCTGCGCGCGACTGGATACGGGGCCTGATCGGCGAAGAACGTCAGGCCATAACTGTTCGTGAGATTTGGTTGTCCTCTGCCCGTCGTGTGTTCGGCTGGGCGCGCGAGCACAAGAAAATTGGACAAAATCCGTTCAAGGAAGTTCGCGTCGATGTTCCGCGCAAGGCGCAGACACGAGAAGATGGCCGGAGCTTCACGGACGCTGAGGCAAAGATCATCCTCAACGCCAGCTTGGCCATTGAGAAGCCTATCACGCCCACAGAGAGAACTCGCCGCTGGGTGCCTTGGCTTTGTGCGTACTCCGGGGCAAGACCGGGCGAAATCACGCAGTTGCGCGGGATCGACATTGAGGATCGTAAGGGCCTCTACGTAATGAAGCTGACGCCCGAGGCCGGCACGATCAAGACCGGAAAGCCGCGTGTTGTGCCCATCCACGAACACCTGATTGCTCAAGGTTTCATTGAGATGATCAAGCAGGTTGGGAAGGGTGCACTGTTCTACAATGACAAGACACCGCAACGGCCCATTGTAGATCCGCTGAAGCCCCCGCGGCCTCGGTCTGACACCGCGCGCGCTCATCTGGGAACTTGGGTTCGTGAGTTGGGTGTCGATGATCCTCACATCAGCCCGAACCATGCTTGGCGTCACACGTTCAAGCGCATTGCTGACGAAGCCGGGATACCGGAGAAGATGAACGACGCCATCACGGGTCATACACAAGCCACTGAAGGGCGGAAGTACGGGACGCCCAATGTGACCGCGATGGCAGACGCTCTAAAGAAGTTCCCGCGCTACTCTCTGGAATGA
- a CDS encoding phasin, with translation MTGATDPFSASIIPFEVPEQVRAFAEKGVSQARENYAKFKDAAETHNGTIEAVFASVQKGANEYTAKLMEFAKANTTAHMDFTQELLGMKSPTDAFQLWTGHAKTQLETLQAQAKELFEIAQRSASATAEPIKASASKFYPAA, from the coding sequence ATGACAGGTGCGACTGATCCGTTTTCTGCCTCGATCATCCCGTTCGAGGTTCCCGAGCAGGTGCGCGCATTCGCCGAAAAGGGCGTTTCGCAGGCCCGCGAAAACTACGCCAAGTTCAAGGACGCGGCTGAGACCCACAACGGCACCATCGAGGCCGTGTTCGCCTCCGTTCAAAAGGGTGCGAACGAGTACACCGCCAAGCTGATGGAATTCGCCAAGGCCAATACCACGGCCCATATGGATTTCACCCAGGAGCTGCTCGGCATGAAGTCGCCGACCGATGCGTTCCAGCTCTGGACCGGCCACGCCAAGACTCAGCTCGAGACCCTTCAGGCCCAGGCCAAGGAGCTGTTCGAGATCGCCCAGCGTTCCGCCAGCGCGACCGCCGAGCCGATCAAGGCCTCCGCCTCGAAGTTCTACCCGGCCGCCTGA
- a CDS encoding AAA family ATPase gives MIQLSYFEVDGLFGLFNHRITFRTKERITIIHAPNGFGKTAVLKMIAGFFGGSLLVFRQYEFSVARFIFSDGRSVRIEQTTVETNDRRRPYERRYDLYFDLDGGELERWSPWDQKNLEDLPERLRYDIAVSDGRLLRDPRTGQVLDPAEAWERFAHFYPRAHRASLPKRIEETRQLFDCRLIDTQRLMVRSDRTSSRPDAKIDFIPAVLTFSQDVSQAIKNAIQQSAAITQSLDQTFPNRLLARGKGTFKPLPEGPLRARLADLLKLRARLRKAGLLDKGEEDTVLSPVAFDHNTRRILTLYLFDSVQKLEVFNELLAKIETFLGIINRRFQFKQLALDKDKGFVLIDFRGESLEPNDLSSGEQHELVLIYELLFKTKPNSLLLIDEPEISLHIAWQKHVLPDLKQIISLAPMDVILATHSPQLASGSLGLIETLKAPASK, from the coding sequence TTGATCCAGCTTTCTTATTTCGAAGTCGATGGCCTTTTTGGCCTCTTCAATCACCGCATTACGTTCAGAACCAAAGAGCGCATAACAATCATTCATGCGCCGAACGGGTTCGGTAAAACGGCCGTTCTAAAGATGATCGCGGGTTTTTTTGGAGGCTCGCTTCTCGTATTTCGACAGTACGAATTTTCTGTAGCTCGTTTCATCTTCAGCGATGGAAGATCCGTCCGGATTGAGCAAACTACAGTTGAGACGAACGACAGGCGCCGCCCCTATGAACGACGCTATGACCTTTATTTTGATTTAGACGGCGGAGAGCTTGAAAGATGGTCGCCGTGGGATCAGAAAAACTTGGAGGATCTTCCAGAGCGGCTGAGATACGACATCGCCGTTTCCGATGGTCGCCTGCTTCGTGATCCTAGAACGGGACAGGTTCTTGACCCAGCAGAGGCTTGGGAACGCTTCGCCCATTTTTATCCGCGTGCGCACAGGGCATCTCTGCCTAAGAGGATCGAAGAAACGCGTCAACTATTTGACTGCCGCCTGATAGACACACAGCGTTTGATGGTGCGTTCAGATCGCACGAGTAGTCGTCCGGATGCAAAAATCGACTTCATACCTGCTGTTCTCACCTTCTCTCAGGATGTGTCGCAAGCGATCAAAAACGCAATCCAACAATCGGCAGCCATAACCCAATCCTTGGATCAAACTTTCCCCAATCGCCTATTGGCTCGCGGTAAGGGTACGTTCAAGCCGTTGCCGGAAGGCCCGCTCCGCGCGAGGTTGGCAGATTTGCTAAAGCTCCGTGCCCGCTTGCGGAAAGCAGGTCTGCTGGACAAAGGTGAAGAAGACACGGTGTTGTCCCCTGTTGCGTTCGACCACAACACCCGTCGCATCTTGACGCTTTACTTGTTTGACTCCGTTCAAAAGCTGGAAGTCTTCAACGAGCTATTGGCGAAAATCGAAACCTTTTTGGGCATTATCAATAGGCGCTTTCAATTCAAGCAGCTCGCTTTGGACAAGGACAAGGGCTTCGTGCTGATCGACTTCAGAGGAGAGTCGCTGGAGCCAAATGATCTGTCCTCTGGAGAACAGCACGAGCTGGTGTTGATCTACGAGCTGCTTTTCAAGACTAAGCCAAACTCTCTGCTGTTGATCGATGAGCCGGAGATATCCCTTCACATCGCTTGGCAGAAACATGTGCTGCCTGACCTGAAGCAGATCATCTCGCTTGCTCCGATGGACGTAATTTTGGCGACGCATTCGCCGCAACTAGCAAGCGGTAGCTTGGGTTTGATCGAAACTCTCAAAGCACCGGCCTCGAAATAG
- a CDS encoding ATP-dependent nuclease: MTFESDREAVRQLMLTNKLEPFVRHIRFPYFRNLEQNTRIDFLFPFTAIVGMNGTNKSSVLRAIQSTPGQSSLGLYWFSTSTDEISDRGNDKPCFVYGYLHPGVQKIVEVLKTRVNIQNNPDYWEPSRPIRRYDMEPFDPAAAPGNKGKTRWDTIDKPVVYIDFRQTLSAYDRSFYYGAGSNFQDRKEFIRRRSPLLKRAISYNLTTYSWHGSERIQENRSLSPAEVAAVSKILGRTYTEIRWLRHTFFNVAGATCVLKTSALNYTEAFAGSGEFAVVRLVIDILGAKPTSLILLDEPEVSLHPGAQERLVEFVFEQIKKHKHQVVVSTHSPAIIRHLPPEAIKVILVDHKTGKNIIPSQKAAANEAFFHIGEPIAGRIQIVVEDILAEHLVHRALSFDEAFASQFQTRFFPGGAETIWGHYVPVFSAEGRKDVVVLLDGDKSPVKPLPPANTVSAHDFPQLHKQLREVAGTTIKINVDGGDSGGNQTQIENAVRTIVDWSRNCVQYLPVSSPEEFIWTNMQKTGIEPQVINNDFKKAFDDLTRQDLALAHFQPLDGNDILSTQRRRLATIPTSHPVFEAIRELARKAVERSS, translated from the coding sequence ATGACCTTCGAGTCGGATAGGGAAGCCGTCCGTCAGCTTATGTTGACGAACAAACTGGAGCCGTTCGTCCGGCACATCAGGTTCCCCTATTTCCGCAATTTGGAACAGAATACTCGGATCGATTTCCTGTTTCCCTTTACTGCCATCGTTGGCATGAACGGGACGAACAAAAGTTCGGTTTTGCGAGCCATCCAGAGCACGCCAGGGCAAAGCAGTCTTGGGCTCTATTGGTTTTCAACGAGCACCGACGAGATTAGCGACCGAGGGAACGACAAGCCGTGCTTCGTCTACGGTTATCTTCATCCCGGCGTTCAAAAAATTGTCGAGGTTCTAAAGACACGCGTGAACATTCAGAACAATCCGGATTATTGGGAGCCATCGCGTCCGATCAGGCGCTACGATATGGAGCCTTTCGATCCCGCTGCGGCGCCGGGTAACAAAGGAAAAACTCGATGGGATACGATAGATAAACCGGTCGTCTACATCGACTTTCGGCAAACCTTGAGTGCCTATGATCGAAGTTTTTACTACGGTGCAGGCTCCAACTTTCAAGACCGCAAAGAATTTATAAGGCGCCGATCCCCGCTTCTGAAGAGGGCGATCTCCTACAACCTCACGACGTACAGCTGGCACGGCTCGGAGAGAATTCAGGAGAATAGGAGCCTCAGTCCCGCCGAAGTTGCTGCTGTCTCCAAAATACTAGGTCGGACCTATACGGAGATTAGGTGGTTACGTCACACGTTCTTTAACGTGGCCGGAGCGACATGTGTGCTCAAGACCTCTGCTCTGAATTACACGGAGGCTTTTGCAGGCAGTGGCGAGTTCGCTGTTGTACGGCTCGTCATTGACATCCTAGGTGCGAAGCCGACCTCTTTGATCCTATTGGATGAACCGGAGGTCTCATTGCACCCAGGTGCGCAGGAAAGGCTGGTCGAATTTGTTTTCGAGCAGATCAAGAAACACAAGCATCAGGTCGTCGTCTCGACCCACTCCCCGGCCATCATCCGGCATCTGCCACCAGAAGCCATCAAAGTAATCTTAGTCGATCACAAGACAGGAAAGAACATCATCCCTAGTCAGAAAGCTGCCGCTAATGAGGCGTTCTTCCATATTGGGGAGCCGATAGCTGGCCGCATACAGATTGTTGTCGAAGACATCTTGGCGGAGCATCTTGTCCATCGAGCGCTTTCCTTCGATGAAGCCTTTGCTAGCCAATTCCAGACTAGATTTTTTCCAGGTGGTGCGGAAACGATATGGGGACATTACGTGCCGGTGTTTTCGGCCGAAGGACGAAAGGACGTTGTTGTGTTGCTCGATGGCGACAAATCGCCAGTAAAGCCGCTCCCGCCCGCCAACACCGTTTCGGCCCACGATTTCCCTCAGTTGCACAAGCAGCTGCGCGAGGTTGCTGGCACGACTATCAAGATAAACGTTGATGGGGGCGACAGCGGTGGAAATCAAACCCAGATCGAAAATGCGGTCCGCACAATTGTCGACTGGAGTCGCAATTGTGTTCAGTATCTGCCCGTCAGTTCGCCAGAGGAGTTCATCTGGACAAACATGCAAAAAACCGGAATTGAACCTCAGGTGATAAACAATGACTTCAAGAAGGCATTTGATGACTTGACACGTCAAGATTTGGCTCTGGCGCATTTTCAGCCGCTTGACGGGAACGACATCTTGTCTACGCAAAGGAGACGATTGGCTACGATCCCGACGAGTCACCCGGTATTCGAAGCGATTAGAGAATTGGCCAGAAAAGCTGTTGAGAGATCCTCGTGA
- a CDS encoding adenylate/guanylate cyclase domain-containing protein yields the protein MKPKILKWGRQGGKIGSGCVGEAHEGRRTLQGSDPSSHLLAGEPLRHSTACEMILPATQVASGQRMSDLGEVSRKLVAVFAADVEGYSRLMGTDEVGTLKGLTERRTILDKLIGDNRGRIANTAGDSVLAEFGSAVDAVQCAVEAQAALAEANAGVPFDKRINFRMGVHIGDVMVRAGDLFGDGVNIAARLQTLAKAGTVCISGAAYDQVRKVLPLTFTDLGSQQVKNIDEPIRVYQIGSVVDVGPTVEHSGTLPLPDKPSLAVLPFQNMSGDPEQEYFADGMAEDIITALSRFTTLFVIARNSSFTFKGKSVDVRHVGRELGVRYVLEGSIRRAGGRLRITAQLIDAAHNKHVWAERLDGDIGDIFDLQDALTAKIVNSVSLWVEKAELERVRTKPTTDLDAYELYVKGMALQRYERRFEEAYRLFVQAFTLDPGYAAAYAMAGYTLCFQHISYGSPIPPEVRSEALGLAQKVATLPHEDAHALARAAHILSFIGQQYDLAKELADRAVTLNPSHGYCWMSRGWVSINYGEAEAAIECFMRVLRLDPLDPHQAYAWTGLACAYNALEQYETGFQWAMKAVEAHPLMYTLAYLVINAVPAGRMIEARDALSKMLRFRPDLTVRDTLQLCLTKDTAWLERMARAFREVGLPE from the coding sequence TTGAAGCCGAAGATTTTGAAATGGGGGCGGCAGGGCGGCAAAATAGGATCCGGGTGTGTCGGAGAGGCTCATGAAGGGCGGCGAACATTGCAGGGGTCCGATCCTTCCAGCCATCTGCTCGCCGGGGAACCCTTGCGCCATTCTACCGCCTGCGAAATGATACTACCTGCAACACAGGTGGCATCGGGGCAGCGAATGTCAGACCTTGGCGAGGTCAGCCGTAAGCTCGTCGCAGTCTTCGCAGCGGACGTGGAGGGCTACAGTCGGCTCATGGGCACCGATGAGGTCGGCACGCTAAAGGGGCTCACCGAGCGACGCACGATCCTCGACAAGCTCATTGGTGACAACAGGGGCCGCATAGCCAACACGGCGGGCGACAGCGTTCTTGCTGAGTTCGGGAGCGCAGTGGATGCGGTGCAGTGTGCGGTGGAGGCTCAGGCAGCGCTGGCTGAAGCGAACGCAGGTGTCCCGTTCGACAAGCGGATCAACTTCCGCATGGGTGTCCACATTGGTGACGTGATGGTGCGGGCAGGGGACCTGTTCGGTGACGGCGTGAACATTGCGGCACGGCTGCAGACGTTAGCCAAGGCGGGCACCGTGTGCATTTCGGGGGCTGCTTACGACCAAGTGAGGAAAGTCCTGCCGCTGACCTTTACAGACCTCGGTTCGCAACAGGTGAAGAACATCGACGAGCCGATCAGAGTTTATCAGATTGGATCAGTAGTGGATGTCGGGCCAACGGTCGAACACTCAGGCACCCTCCCGCTGCCTGACAAGCCCTCATTGGCCGTGTTGCCCTTCCAGAACATGAGCGGTGATCCCGAGCAGGAATACTTCGCTGACGGTATGGCGGAGGACATCATCACCGCGCTCTCCCGGTTCACGACCTTGTTCGTAATTGCCCGAAATTCGAGCTTCACATTCAAGGGCAAGTCCGTCGATGTACGGCATGTCGGACGCGAACTCGGAGTTCGATATGTACTCGAAGGCAGTATCAGGCGAGCTGGAGGCCGTCTGCGGATCACCGCTCAACTGATCGACGCGGCACACAACAAGCATGTTTGGGCCGAAAGGCTCGATGGTGACATCGGCGATATTTTCGATCTTCAAGATGCGCTGACCGCCAAGATTGTCAACTCAGTTTCTCTTTGGGTAGAGAAGGCTGAACTCGAACGAGTAAGAACAAAGCCGACAACGGACCTTGATGCCTATGAGCTTTACGTCAAGGGCATGGCCTTGCAACGGTATGAGCGGCGTTTCGAAGAGGCATACCGTCTTTTTGTTCAGGCTTTTACCTTAGACCCCGGTTACGCGGCTGCTTACGCGATGGCTGGCTATACCCTCTGCTTTCAACACATTTCCTACGGCTCACCCATCCCACCGGAAGTTCGGTCCGAGGCACTCGGGTTGGCCCAGAAGGTAGCTACGCTGCCTCACGAGGACGCTCATGCGTTGGCGAGAGCGGCTCATATCCTGTCTTTCATCGGCCAACAGTATGACTTGGCGAAGGAGCTTGCTGATCGTGCCGTGACCCTGAACCCCAGTCATGGCTACTGTTGGATGTCGAGAGGCTGGGTGTCGATCAATTATGGTGAGGCGGAAGCGGCTATCGAATGTTTCATGAGGGTTCTCAGACTTGATCCTCTCGACCCACACCAAGCCTACGCTTGGACTGGCCTTGCGTGTGCCTATAACGCTCTGGAGCAGTACGAGACAGGCTTTCAGTGGGCCATGAAGGCCGTCGAAGCACACCCGCTCATGTACACGCTCGCATACTTAGTCATCAACGCTGTCCCGGCAGGACGAATGATCGAGGCCCGCGATGCGCTGTCAAAAATGCTGCGCTTTCGTCCAGATTTGACGGTCAGAGACACTCTTCAGCTGTGCCTGACAAAGGATACCGCTTGGCTTGAGCGCATGGCTCGAGCATTCCGAGAAGTTGGGCTCCCAGAATAG
- a CDS encoding pentapeptide repeat-containing protein — protein sequence MTDSLRALFALLETEEEDFGRLAERFGIDPAIDLQNCDLTGVDFGALKADTLNLTGAELSGANLTKVRCRSIIGVDGSATGSPVGPLVEVLTAISRYQNADWAINQIFQSVTENHASPVLAFYHTAAEQDLLTKRVCAHFGDGSHVQEGFNAHASGTKLLWFYSKAERSQFKLNPASLDKSFFETLRSSNKSADIGIYPYRANQSAIERIRDGVHPGTYDQMRSEFVRGLRRELEMRVLNGSRAKDRSMLIFSGFPPISKRFYEQLRENISGRLYLIFLCSSNWQPEYLRGKGLHWRRVAIPRYSIGEPLTAEEDIGRLVRRIGVASGGRIHIDETMTQWMAEWVGKPLVEFKRELTRELSKAVARGG from the coding sequence ATGACTGACTCATTGAGGGCGCTATTTGCACTGTTGGAGACTGAAGAAGAGGATTTTGGCAGGCTCGCAGAGCGTTTCGGCATCGATCCGGCTATAGATCTGCAAAATTGTGATCTGACGGGCGTCGATTTTGGTGCCTTGAAGGCTGATACGCTCAATTTGACTGGAGCCGAACTAAGTGGAGCTAACCTCACGAAAGTGAGGTGCCGAAGCATCATTGGCGTGGACGGCTCCGCGACCGGAAGTCCTGTTGGCCCACTTGTAGAAGTGCTCACTGCAATCTCGCGTTACCAAAACGCCGATTGGGCCATCAATCAAATCTTTCAGTCGGTCACTGAAAATCACGCCTCGCCAGTATTGGCATTTTACCACACGGCCGCGGAGCAGGATCTGCTAACTAAGCGTGTGTGTGCCCATTTCGGCGATGGTTCGCATGTACAAGAAGGCTTCAATGCTCACGCCTCTGGGACGAAGCTGCTTTGGTTTTACTCGAAAGCAGAGCGCTCTCAATTCAAGCTGAACCCCGCCTCGCTAGATAAGTCGTTCTTCGAAACCCTGCGTTCGAGTAACAAGTCCGCAGATATCGGGATCTATCCATACAGGGCCAATCAGTCTGCCATAGAGCGCATCCGCGACGGGGTTCATCCAGGCACCTATGATCAGATGCGGAGCGAATTCGTTCGGGGTCTCCGGAGAGAGCTAGAGATGCGTGTCTTGAATGGGAGCAGGGCCAAGGACAGGAGCATGCTCATTTTTTCTGGTTTCCCACCCATCTCGAAGCGATTTTACGAGCAGCTCCGTGAAAACATCTCTGGCCGACTGTACCTCATTTTTCTTTGCTCATCCAATTGGCAACCGGAGTATCTGCGCGGCAAAGGGCTTCATTGGCGGCGCGTTGCGATCCCCCGTTATTCTATCGGCGAGCCTTTGACTGCCGAGGAAGACATTGGGCGGTTAGTTCGGCGCATAGGTGTGGCGTCTGGTGGCCGCATTCACATCGATGAAACTATGACGCAATGGATGGCAGAGTGGGTTGGGAAGCCGCTAGTCGAGTTCAAACGGGAGCTTACCCGAGAGCTGAGCAAGGCGGTGGCTAGAGGTGGGTAA
- a CDS encoding DUF4435 domain-containing protein — translation MFEDITPEALAAEVLFLRTQTPESSIVLLEGDSDVRLFEGLLEVDISNLVNCFGKENVLLTIDLVDQSGLRGVLAIVDADFAAILETTFTSPNIVQSDFHDFEVVLFNSSALDRLLIEDGSKDKIKKLQQTTTVRAFLIHACSQLGCLRLYSQKTNANLKFKGLKYRFLGRKLEIDLDEIVKEVFDHSNKHTGLDEAKAFITNFTFAEVDLNHLVCGHDLIAALGVALQSVIGSRNAVHCSVPELESKLRLGFSREDFSKTKVYAEIRAWEQRNDPFRILH, via the coding sequence ATGTTCGAAGATATTACGCCTGAAGCACTGGCTGCCGAAGTGTTGTTCCTGCGAACACAGACCCCAGAGTCGTCAATTGTCTTGCTAGAAGGCGACTCTGATGTCCGGCTCTTTGAAGGTTTGCTGGAGGTCGACATAAGCAACCTGGTGAACTGTTTTGGGAAGGAAAATGTTCTGCTGACCATCGATTTGGTCGATCAAAGCGGTCTTCGAGGTGTACTCGCAATCGTTGATGCTGATTTTGCGGCTATACTTGAAACGACTTTTACGTCCCCGAATATTGTTCAGAGTGATTTCCACGATTTCGAAGTTGTTCTGTTCAATTCCTCCGCCTTGGATCGACTCCTGATTGAAGACGGCTCGAAAGATAAAATTAAGAAGCTTCAGCAGACGACAACCGTTCGTGCCTTTCTTATCCACGCCTGCTCGCAACTTGGTTGCTTGAGGCTGTACTCGCAGAAGACGAACGCTAATCTCAAATTCAAGGGCTTGAAGTATAGGTTCCTCGGGAGGAAGCTCGAGATTGATTTGGACGAAATTGTCAAAGAAGTATTTGATCACTCGAACAAGCACACGGGGCTCGATGAGGCGAAAGCGTTCATAACGAACTTCACTTTTGCAGAGGTGGACCTAAATCACCTTGTTTGCGGTCACGATCTCATCGCTGCGCTAGGGGTTGCACTTCAATCCGTGATCGGTTCGAGAAACGCCGTTCACTGTTCGGTGCCAGAGCTTGAGTCGAAGTTGCGCCTAGGTTTCTCACGCGAGGATTTCTCGAAGACAAAAGTTTACGCGGAGATTAGGGCTTGGGAGCAACGTAACGATCCATTTCGTATTTTGCATTGA